The following nucleotide sequence is from Glycine max cultivar Williams 82 chromosome 9, Glycine_max_v4.0, whole genome shotgun sequence.
tctatttattattaaagatGGAGGTAAAGCATTGAACAAAGAACACTTTTGATTATCTGCTATCCCAAGCAACACACCAAGATATTATAGGCTAAGACCTTTTTTGATTGGAAATGTGTTATGGGGAAGATTACTACCATTTCTCAAGAAAGAACAAAGAAAATCCTAAAATGTACCATCAGCCTATTAGAATTTAGGGAAACCGCAATAAAACTTGCTAGCACTTATTTCAAATCTTTGGCAGGATGGCTAAAAGGGACTTTAGAAGCTCCTAGACAAAAGTAAGTTCAAACTTACAAGACATGCATCGTAATGTGCTTACATGGATGACGTCATAAAAACATGCATCAATGTAATGGTGTAAAAGAAAGCGTTACAAAATAATCCATTAgcagaaaataaacacaaacaaaagCAAGTTTAAGTGTTTAACATATAACAATTAAAGAGAGGATCTATTTAAATTTCGAGAACACTTATTCAACAAAACAATTAGTGCCTACAAAGTAAAAATAGACAAGAAATCTCACCAAAGTCCAGATCAGACGACGATCCTTCTTCAATATTACTGTTGGCAACTTCACCGTCTGAATGCATCATTATTGATTCCATGTCTTTAATAAATTGGTCCACATCAAGGTTCACTTCCTTATTCCTTTACAAGAGAAGTGCCCAAAATAAAGAgatattaacataataaagtaACATGGCAAAATCAGAAAGGTATCCAATTGAGTATCATCTAAATGTGTGTTACTACTGTATCATGACAGCATCCAGAAAAATTAATCACAAGAATAATAACTATTTATAGTTTATACAATAAACTAAATAGAACGTGTTATTATGTTATTCAATACTAAATAATTAAGGTTATTTTAGTTAGAACTTAAgaaatgattataaaaatagtaaaaaactAAGCTGGTTTCAGCTTCACAAAAGCTAGTTTTCTAGGTTTTGATTTTTAGATTATGAAAATAAGCCCAAAACAGCTTATTTGGATTTGAAAAGCTATTATATAAGCTTGTCCAATCAGCACCACATTTGACACCTGGGAATAACAGTTTTAATTAACAAACAGGGGAGTTAGACTTAGAATTGTATCTCGGTTTGGGATCTATGGTACTGAATCTATGTCAACAGCCAAACATCATGGAAGATAAATCATTTTAATGATCCAAATCCTTTCCCTCAAAAGATGCCTATACAATAAGTGACTTAAGCCTGCATATCAGGTATGTTAAATGAGTATGTACATCACTAAACTAACCTATCTTCAGGAGCTTCAGCACCCTTGTAACTTGACAACTTATGGACAAATGCCTGCATGGTTTTTGCTATATCACTGGGATCAAACTCGTCAGCATTTGAAGCAGATGATGGACCAGCATCTTGACCCTCTTTTgctttccctttctttttgtgttttaagTCATATAGTTCCATCTCCTTTTGTCTTTCCATAAGAACAGAGTTCAACTCTTCCTCTCCACCGTAAAGCCAGGAATCATCATCAGATGGAGGAACCTCCTGATCCTTAAAATCATCCACCGAATGAGGCAAAGCAAGAATTTCATCTATGCGTCTAACAGGAGCATTCAGCAAGTCACTGCAACAAATATTCACCTTAGCaatcataaaataacaaaaaccaatatAAAACCTGGAGAGCTAAACTCAAACATCATTACTACATCACAACCTAGATAGACCAATTCCCCAATGCCCCCATCTAATGCTAACATATAAATCATCACCAACAAAGAGCACCCATCCATTCTAACCAATGTGGAATCTCAACACACCCCTTCACACCCAAGATTGGACATAGAGAGCATGGACATTGAAAGACTCTTCTCGCAGGACTAGGTAGGGTTTTTTAAGGACAATTGAGGGAAGCCATGTCATCTTGAATTTGGGCCGAGTCTAATTTATCCCTAAAAGCTAGCTCATGAGGGAAGGATTGATTGAGCCTTTATAATAAATTCTAGTTTAGTCATATCTATAAACTATAATCAATGTGGGGTCTCATTAATGACAAAATAAGATAACCTAGGGAACTAAGCTAAATACACACAACCAAAAGATTAAAGACCAATACCCatccaacacaaaaacaagactCATTTCGAATCAAAATCAATAGCCTAGTTTGAATTCCAACCTGGCCTTGGAGTGCAGAGAAGTGCTCCTATAATACTCCTGAGCACTCTGCATCAATCTCTGGTACTCAGAGGAACCCGGAAGCTGTCCTTGGAAGTACCCACTGTTCTCCAAACTCTTCCTAAACGCCTCCCAAGAGCTCCCTTTCCCTTCCTCCCCGTCTCGCTTCCGCTGCTGATACATCATCTCCAACCCACACGCTATCTTCATCCCCAGCTCCGCCTCCGCAAACCCTTCCCTCTCGCTCCGAGCCGGCATCTCAGGGTAGCACTTCGGAGCCTGAAACCTCTGCTGCGCCAACTGCGCGTACATCGCCCTCGACATCTTCACCGAAACACACACCAACTCCTCTGTTTTCCCTCTCTCCACAAACCTCTCCATCCTCGCCGCGAACTTCATCGTGTCTATATCTCTATCATAGAACCCCTCCACTGCCAGCGAAATTAACCTTGGCTCGTGCTTTAAAATAGACGCCGCCGACACCggaaccctaaccctaaccctatgCATGTTATTCCTAGCTTGTTCAGGGTAATTACTGATGCGTTTTTTGATGGCGCGCTGGATTGCGTCCGAGGCGAGGGATTCGTGAGGGGAACTAGCGACAAAATTGAGGGAATCAATGAGGGAGGGGTTGGTGAGGCGGTTACGCGGCACGATGTGGAGGCTTCCGTTGCGGAGGAAGAGGCGGTGGTGCGCAGTGTCGGGGTTGAGCCAGCGGGGGAGGTGGAAGGCAGCCTCGATGAGAAGGAAGTCGCCGTCGGAGTCCCAGATTCGAATGGAGAGTGA
It contains:
- the LOC100819764 gene encoding protein ecdysoneless homolog isoform X1, with translation MEFPSSSSIFSPRPSDDTVFYAIYPDSPTTTSTATLRSLHLKILETLSPFTEDYIWQHQPFTLSVSTPPNPSCPCPSSSSHLLHLHGRLRFGDNLDDEWFAVFLLFRISQRFPSLSIRIWDSDGDFLLIEAAFHLPRWLNPDTAHHRLFLRNGSLHIVPRNRLTNPSLIDSLNFVASSPHESLASDAIQRAIKKRISNYPEQARNNMHRVRVRVPVSAASILKHEPRLISLAVEGFYDRDIDTMKFAARMERFVERGKTEELVCVSVKMSRAMYAQLAQQRFQAPKCYPEMPARSEREGFAEAELGMKIACGLEMMYQQRKRDGEEGKGSSWEAFRKSLENSGYFQGQLPGSSEYQRLMQSAQEYYRSTSLHSKASDLLNAPVRRIDEILALPHSVDDFKDQEVPPSDDDSWLYGGEEELNSVLMERQKEMELYDLKHKKKGKAKEGQDAGPSSASNADEFDPSDIAKTMQAFVHKLSSYKGAEAPEDRNKEVNLDVDQFIKDMESIMMHSDGEVANSNIEEGSSSDLDFDNSDDSDIVELDEDNEDREDIFMRSYSDAMNEELKATTLQKSFVRANEQIPKKDQGTSNASEHIMDEDFSPVDVDVNLVKSLLDSFSSQQGLPGPASNLLGLMGVQLPQDGKKGK
- the LOC100819764 gene encoding protein ecdysoneless homolog isoform X3, which translates into the protein MEFPSSSSIFSPRPSDDTVFYAIYPDSPTTTSTATLRSLHLKILETLSPFTEDYIWQHQPFTLSVSTPPNPSCPCPSSSSHLLHLHGRLRFGDNLDDEWFAVFLLFRISQRFPSLSIRIWDSDGDFLLIEAAFHLPRWLNPDTAHHRLFLRNGSLHIVPRNRLTNPSLIDSLNFVASSPHESLASDAIQRAIKKRISNYPEQARNNMHRVRVRVPVSAASILKHEPRLISLAVEGFYDRDIDTMKFAARMERFVERGKTEELVCVSVKMSRAMYAQLAQQRFQAPKCYPEMPARSEREGFAEAELGMKIACGLEMMYQQRKRDGEEGKGSSWEAFRKSLENSGYFQGQLPGSSEYQRLMQSAQEYYRSTSLHSKASDLLNAPVRRIDEILALPHSVDDFKDQEVPPSDDDSWLYGGEEELNSVLMERQKEMELYDLKHKKKGKAKEGQDAGPSSASNADEFDPSDIAKTMQAFVHKLSSYKGAEAPEDRNKEVNLDVDQFIKDMESIMMHSDGEVANSNIEEGSSSDLDFG
- the LOC100819764 gene encoding protein ecdysoneless homolog isoform X2 — encoded protein: MEFPSSSSIFSPRPSDDTVFYAIYPDSPTTTSTATLRSLHLKILETLSPFTEDYIWQHQPFTLSVSTPPNPSCPCPSSSSHLLHLHGRLRFGDNLDDEWFAVFLLFRISQRFPSLSIRIWDSDGDFLLIEAAFHLPRWLNPDTAHHRLFLRNGSLHIVPRNRLTNPSLIDSLNFVASSPHESLASDAIQRAIKKRISNYPEQARNNMHRVRVRVPVSAASILKHEPRLISLAVEGFYDRDIDTMKFAARMERFVERGKTEELVCVSVKMSRAMYAQLAQQRFQAPKCYPEMPARSEREGFAEAELGMKIACGLEMMYQQRKRDGEEGKGSSWEAFRKSLENSGYFQGQLPGSSEYQRLMQSAQEYYRSTSLHSKASDLLNAPVRRIDEILALPHSVDDFKDQEVPPSDDDSWLYGGEEELNSVLMERQKEMELYDLKHKKKGKAKEGQDAGPSSASNADEFDPSDIAKTMQAFVHKLSSYKGAEAPEDRNKEVNLDVDQFIKDMESIMMHSDGEVANSNIEEGSSSDLDFVILLNWMRIMRTERIFSCGPILML